One window from the genome of Numida meleagris isolate 19003 breed g44 Domestic line chromosome 24, NumMel1.0, whole genome shotgun sequence encodes:
- the ARNT gene encoding aryl hydrocarbon receptor nuclear translocator isoform X2, translated as MASDVSSLGAAVGSGNPGAGAQSGGAIVQRAAKRRPGLDFDDDGEGNSKFLRCDDDPMPNDKERFARSDDEQSSADKERLARENHSEIERRRRNKMTAYITELSDMVPTCSALARKPDKLTILRMAVSHMKSLRGTGNTSTDGTYKPSFLTDQELKHLILEAADGFLFIVSCETGRVVYVSDSVTPVLNQPQSEWFGSTLYDQVHPDDVGKLREQLSTSENALTEGTKPWCLSNKDPAAPPESASKGRILDLKTGTVKKEGQQSMRMCMGSRRSFICRMRCGNSSVDAVSVNRLSFMRNRCRNGLGATKDGEPHYVVVHCTGYIKAWPPAGVSLPDDDPDAGQGSKFCLVAIGRLQVTSSPNCTDMSNVCQPTEFISRHNTEGIFTFIDHRCVATVGYQPQELLGKDIVDFCHPEDQQLLRDSFQQVVKLKGQVLSVMFRFRSKNREWLWMRTSSFTFQNPYSDEIEYIICTNTNVKNSSQESRPALSNSMQRPQLGQSVSLPLEMGAAQLPSRQQQPPQQTELEVVPGRESLSGYDHSQVPVQPVTAAGAEHSKPLEKAESLFNQERDPRFGEMYSAISADQSKAIPASTVPATPSLFPQGNTFTPSRPAENFRSGSSMVPAVNIIQQQPSAAGRILAQISRHASPAQVSGSSWAAGTRPAFTPQAVPSPAVKSRPPSFSMGTFQGTPSSFSPMAAPGSTASPGSTAYPNLAGRGAGFAATEAAQTPAPFQPRAAAEGVGMWPQWQGQHHGAAPAEQHVQQPQPSQPEPFSDMLTMLGEQGPNYNNEEFPELNMFPSFSE; from the exons GTGCGATGACGACCCGATGCCGAACGACAAGGAGCGATTTGCCAG gtctGATGATGAGCAGAGTTCAGCGGATAAGGAGAGACTTGCCAG GGAAAATCACAGCGAGATCGAACGCAGGCGGAGGAACAAGATGACCGCCTACATCACGGAGCTGTCCGACATGGTGCCCACCTGCAGCGCCCTGGCCCGCAAGCCGGACAAGCTCACCATCCTGCGCATGGCCGTGTCTCACATGAAGTCCCTGCGCGGCACGGGCAACACCTCCACGGACGGCACCTACAAACCCTCCTTCCTCACCGACCAG GAGCTCAAGCACCTGATCCTGGAGGCGGCCGACGGCTTTCTGTTCATCGTGTCCTGCGAGACGGGGAGGGTGGTGTACGTGTCCGACTCGGTGACTCCCGTCCTGAACCAGCCGCAGTCGGAGTGGTTCGGCAGCACGCTGTACGACCAGGTGCACCCGGACGACGTGGGCAAGCTGAGGGAGCAGCTCTCCACGTCGGAGAACGCGCTGACAG AAGGAACCAAACCCTGGTGCCTTTCTAACAAGGATCCTGCAGCCCCCCCTGAGAGTGCATCTAAAG gTCGCATCCTGGATTTAAAGACGGGCACGGTCAAGAAGGAGGGGCAGCAGTCCATGAGGATGTGCATGGGCTCACGAAGATCCTTCATCTGCCGCATGAG GTGTGGCAACAGCTCAGTGGATGCGGTCTCTGTAAATCGTCTCAGCTTCATGAGGAATCGCTGCAG GAACGGCCTAGGAGCGACGAAGGACGGCGAGCCTCACTACGTGGTGGTGCACTGCACCGGGTACATTAAGGCCTGGCCCCCTGCAG GTGTTTCACTGCCTGACGATGACCCGGACGCGGGCCAGGGCAGCAAGTTTTGCCTGGTGGCCATCGGCAGACTCCAG GTCACTAGCTCGCCCAACTGTACAGACATGAGCAATGTTTGCCAGCCAACAGAGTTCATCTCCCGACACAACACGGAAGGCATTTTCACCTTCATAGACCACCGCTGCGTGGCTACTGTTGGCTACCAGCCGCAG GAACTTCTGGGGAAAGACATTGTGGATTTCTGCCACCCAGAAGACCAGCAGCTCTTGCGGGACAGCTTTCAGCAG GTGGTGAAGTTAAAAGGCCAGGTTCTGTCAGTCATGTTCCGATTCCGATCCAAAAACCGGGAATGGCTCTGGATGAGAACCAGCTCCTTTACCTTCCAGAACCCCTACTCGGATGAAATTGAGTACATCATCTGTACCAACACCAACGTCAA GAACTCAAGCCAGGAATCTCGGCCTGCCCTATCAAACTCAATGCAGAGGCCCCAGCTGGGGCAGAGTGTCAGCCTTCCCCTGGAGATGGGCGCAGCACAGCTGCCCTCAAG gcagcagcagccgccgcaGCAGACAGAGCTGGAAGTGGTCCCGGGAAGAGAGAGCCTGTCCGGGTATGACCACTCGCAG GTTCCTGTGCAGCCCGTGACTGCTGCCGGCGCGGAGCACAGCAAGCCGctggagaaggcagagagcCTCTTCAACCAGGAGAGGGACCCGAGGTTCGGGGAGATGTACAGCGCTATCAGTGCAG ACCAGAGCAAAGCCATTCCTGCCAGCACGGTGCCTGCCACCCCGTCCCTCTTCCCGCAGGGAAACACCTTCACGCCGTCGCGGCCCGCTGAGAACTTCAG GAGCGGCAGCAGCATGGTGCCCGCGGTGAACATCATCCAGCAGCAGCCGTCGGCGGCCGGCCGCATCTTGGCCCAGATCTCGCGCCACGCCAGCCCGGCTCAGGTCAGCgggagcagctgggctgccGGGACCCGGCCGGCCTTCACGCCCCAG GCGGTGCCGTCCCCAGCGGTGAAGAGCCGCCCGCCTTCGTTCAGCATGGGGACGTTCCAGGGCACCCCGTCCTCCTTCAGCCCCATGGCAGCTCCCGGCTCCACGGCTTCCCCCGGCAGCACCGCGTACCCGAACCTCGCCGGCCGCGGCGCGGGCTTCG CAGCCACGGAAGCAGCGCAGACCCCGGCCCCGTTCCAGCCCCGGGCAGCAGCTGAAGGTGTGGGGATGTGGCCGCAGTGGCAGGGGCAGCACCACGGCGCAGCGCCCGCGGAGCAGCACGTGCAGCAGCCGCAGCCGAGCCAGCCCGAGCCCTTCTCG GACATGCTGACCATGCTGGGAGAGCAGGGCCCCAACTACAACAACGAGGAGTTCCCCGAGTTGAACAtgttcccttccttctcagAATAA
- the ARNT gene encoding aryl hydrocarbon receptor nuclear translocator isoform X11, producing MASDVSSLGAAVGSGNPGAGAQSGGAIVQRAAKRRPGLDFDDDGEGNSKFLRCDDDPMPNDKERFARSDDEQSSADKERLARENHSEIERRRRNKMTAYITELSDMVPTCSALARKPDKLTILRMAVSHMKSLRGTGNTSTDGTYKPSFLTDQELKHLILEAADGFLFIVSCETGRVVYVSDSVTPVLNQPQSEWFGSTLYDQVHPDDVGKLREQLSTSENALTGRILDLKTGTVKKEGQQSMRMCMGSRRSFICRMRCGNSSVDAVSVNRLSFMRNRCRNGLGATKDGEPHYVVVHCTGYIKAWPPAGVSLPDDDPDAGQGSKFCLVAIGRLQVTSSPNCTDMSNVCQPTEFISRHNTEGIFTFIDHRCVATVGYQPQELLGKDIVDFCHPEDQQLLRDSFQQVVKLKGQVLSVMFRFRSKNREWLWMRTSSFTFQNPYSDEIEYIICTNTNVKNSSQESRPALSNSMQRPQLGQSVSLPLEMGAAQLPSRQQQPPQQTELEVVPGRESLSGYDHSQVPVQPVTAAGAEHSKPLEKAESLFNQERDPRFGEMYSAISADQSKAIPASTVPATPSLFPQGNTFTPSRPAENFRSGSSMVPAVNIIQQQPSAAGRILAQISRHASPAQVSGSSWAAGTRPAFTPQAVPSPAVKSRPPSFSMGTFQGTPSSFSPMAAPGSTASPGSTAYPNLAGRGAGFATEAAQTPAPFQPRAAAEGVGMWPQWQGQHHGAAPAEQHVQQPQPSQPEPFSDMLTMLGEQGPNYNNEEFPELNMFPSFSE from the exons GTGCGATGACGACCCGATGCCGAACGACAAGGAGCGATTTGCCAG gtctGATGATGAGCAGAGTTCAGCGGATAAGGAGAGACTTGCCAG GGAAAATCACAGCGAGATCGAACGCAGGCGGAGGAACAAGATGACCGCCTACATCACGGAGCTGTCCGACATGGTGCCCACCTGCAGCGCCCTGGCCCGCAAGCCGGACAAGCTCACCATCCTGCGCATGGCCGTGTCTCACATGAAGTCCCTGCGCGGCACGGGCAACACCTCCACGGACGGCACCTACAAACCCTCCTTCCTCACCGACCAG GAGCTCAAGCACCTGATCCTGGAGGCGGCCGACGGCTTTCTGTTCATCGTGTCCTGCGAGACGGGGAGGGTGGTGTACGTGTCCGACTCGGTGACTCCCGTCCTGAACCAGCCGCAGTCGGAGTGGTTCGGCAGCACGCTGTACGACCAGGTGCACCCGGACGACGTGGGCAAGCTGAGGGAGCAGCTCTCCACGTCGGAGAACGCGCTGACAG gTCGCATCCTGGATTTAAAGACGGGCACGGTCAAGAAGGAGGGGCAGCAGTCCATGAGGATGTGCATGGGCTCACGAAGATCCTTCATCTGCCGCATGAG GTGTGGCAACAGCTCAGTGGATGCGGTCTCTGTAAATCGTCTCAGCTTCATGAGGAATCGCTGCAG GAACGGCCTAGGAGCGACGAAGGACGGCGAGCCTCACTACGTGGTGGTGCACTGCACCGGGTACATTAAGGCCTGGCCCCCTGCAG GTGTTTCACTGCCTGACGATGACCCGGACGCGGGCCAGGGCAGCAAGTTTTGCCTGGTGGCCATCGGCAGACTCCAG GTCACTAGCTCGCCCAACTGTACAGACATGAGCAATGTTTGCCAGCCAACAGAGTTCATCTCCCGACACAACACGGAAGGCATTTTCACCTTCATAGACCACCGCTGCGTGGCTACTGTTGGCTACCAGCCGCAG GAACTTCTGGGGAAAGACATTGTGGATTTCTGCCACCCAGAAGACCAGCAGCTCTTGCGGGACAGCTTTCAGCAG GTGGTGAAGTTAAAAGGCCAGGTTCTGTCAGTCATGTTCCGATTCCGATCCAAAAACCGGGAATGGCTCTGGATGAGAACCAGCTCCTTTACCTTCCAGAACCCCTACTCGGATGAAATTGAGTACATCATCTGTACCAACACCAACGTCAA GAACTCAAGCCAGGAATCTCGGCCTGCCCTATCAAACTCAATGCAGAGGCCCCAGCTGGGGCAGAGTGTCAGCCTTCCCCTGGAGATGGGCGCAGCACAGCTGCCCTCAAG gcagcagcagccgccgcaGCAGACAGAGCTGGAAGTGGTCCCGGGAAGAGAGAGCCTGTCCGGGTATGACCACTCGCAG GTTCCTGTGCAGCCCGTGACTGCTGCCGGCGCGGAGCACAGCAAGCCGctggagaaggcagagagcCTCTTCAACCAGGAGAGGGACCCGAGGTTCGGGGAGATGTACAGCGCTATCAGTGCAG ACCAGAGCAAAGCCATTCCTGCCAGCACGGTGCCTGCCACCCCGTCCCTCTTCCCGCAGGGAAACACCTTCACGCCGTCGCGGCCCGCTGAGAACTTCAG GAGCGGCAGCAGCATGGTGCCCGCGGTGAACATCATCCAGCAGCAGCCGTCGGCGGCCGGCCGCATCTTGGCCCAGATCTCGCGCCACGCCAGCCCGGCTCAGGTCAGCgggagcagctgggctgccGGGACCCGGCCGGCCTTCACGCCCCAG GCGGTGCCGTCCCCAGCGGTGAAGAGCCGCCCGCCTTCGTTCAGCATGGGGACGTTCCAGGGCACCCCGTCCTCCTTCAGCCCCATGGCAGCTCCCGGCTCCACGGCTTCCCCCGGCAGCACCGCGTACCCGAACCTCGCCGGCCGCGGCGCGGGCTTCG CCACGGAAGCAGCGCAGACCCCGGCCCCGTTCCAGCCCCGGGCAGCAGCTGAAGGTGTGGGGATGTGGCCGCAGTGGCAGGGGCAGCACCACGGCGCAGCGCCCGCGGAGCAGCACGTGCAGCAGCCGCAGCCGAGCCAGCCCGAGCCCTTCTCG GACATGCTGACCATGCTGGGAGAGCAGGGCCCCAACTACAACAACGAGGAGTTCCCCGAGTTGAACAtgttcccttccttctcagAATAA
- the ARNT gene encoding aryl hydrocarbon receptor nuclear translocator isoform X8 yields the protein MASDVSSLGAAVGSGNPGAGAQSGGAIVQRAAKRRPGLDFDDDGEGNSKFLRCDDDPMPNDKERFARENHSEIERRRRNKMTAYITELSDMVPTCSALARKPDKLTILRMAVSHMKSLRGTGNTSTDGTYKPSFLTDQELKHLILEAADGFLFIVSCETGRVVYVSDSVTPVLNQPQSEWFGSTLYDQVHPDDVGKLREQLSTSENALTGRILDLKTGTVKKEGQQSMRMCMGSRRSFICRMRCGNSSVDAVSVNRLSFMRNRCRNGLGATKDGEPHYVVVHCTGYIKAWPPAGVSLPDDDPDAGQGSKFCLVAIGRLQVTSSPNCTDMSNVCQPTEFISRHNTEGIFTFIDHRCVATVGYQPQELLGKDIVDFCHPEDQQLLRDSFQQVVKLKGQVLSVMFRFRSKNREWLWMRTSSFTFQNPYSDEIEYIICTNTNVKNSSQESRPALSNSMQRPQLGQSVSLPLEMGAAQLPSRQQQPPQQTELEVVPGRESLSGYDHSQVPVQPVTAAGAEHSKPLEKAESLFNQERDPRFGEMYSAISADQSKAIPASTVPATPSLFPQGNTFTPSRPAENFRSGSSMVPAVNIIQQQPSAAGRILAQISRHASPAQVSGSSWAAGTRPAFTPQAVPSPAVKSRPPSFSMGTFQGTPSSFSPMAAPGSTASPGSTAYPNLAGRGAGFATEAAQTPAPFQPRAAAEGVGMWPQWQGQHHGAAPAEQHVQQPQPSQPEPFSDMLTMLGEQGPNYNNEEFPELNMFPSFSE from the exons GTGCGATGACGACCCGATGCCGAACGACAAGGAGCGATTTGCCAG GGAAAATCACAGCGAGATCGAACGCAGGCGGAGGAACAAGATGACCGCCTACATCACGGAGCTGTCCGACATGGTGCCCACCTGCAGCGCCCTGGCCCGCAAGCCGGACAAGCTCACCATCCTGCGCATGGCCGTGTCTCACATGAAGTCCCTGCGCGGCACGGGCAACACCTCCACGGACGGCACCTACAAACCCTCCTTCCTCACCGACCAG GAGCTCAAGCACCTGATCCTGGAGGCGGCCGACGGCTTTCTGTTCATCGTGTCCTGCGAGACGGGGAGGGTGGTGTACGTGTCCGACTCGGTGACTCCCGTCCTGAACCAGCCGCAGTCGGAGTGGTTCGGCAGCACGCTGTACGACCAGGTGCACCCGGACGACGTGGGCAAGCTGAGGGAGCAGCTCTCCACGTCGGAGAACGCGCTGACAG gTCGCATCCTGGATTTAAAGACGGGCACGGTCAAGAAGGAGGGGCAGCAGTCCATGAGGATGTGCATGGGCTCACGAAGATCCTTCATCTGCCGCATGAG GTGTGGCAACAGCTCAGTGGATGCGGTCTCTGTAAATCGTCTCAGCTTCATGAGGAATCGCTGCAG GAACGGCCTAGGAGCGACGAAGGACGGCGAGCCTCACTACGTGGTGGTGCACTGCACCGGGTACATTAAGGCCTGGCCCCCTGCAG GTGTTTCACTGCCTGACGATGACCCGGACGCGGGCCAGGGCAGCAAGTTTTGCCTGGTGGCCATCGGCAGACTCCAG GTCACTAGCTCGCCCAACTGTACAGACATGAGCAATGTTTGCCAGCCAACAGAGTTCATCTCCCGACACAACACGGAAGGCATTTTCACCTTCATAGACCACCGCTGCGTGGCTACTGTTGGCTACCAGCCGCAG GAACTTCTGGGGAAAGACATTGTGGATTTCTGCCACCCAGAAGACCAGCAGCTCTTGCGGGACAGCTTTCAGCAG GTGGTGAAGTTAAAAGGCCAGGTTCTGTCAGTCATGTTCCGATTCCGATCCAAAAACCGGGAATGGCTCTGGATGAGAACCAGCTCCTTTACCTTCCAGAACCCCTACTCGGATGAAATTGAGTACATCATCTGTACCAACACCAACGTCAA GAACTCAAGCCAGGAATCTCGGCCTGCCCTATCAAACTCAATGCAGAGGCCCCAGCTGGGGCAGAGTGTCAGCCTTCCCCTGGAGATGGGCGCAGCACAGCTGCCCTCAAG gcagcagcagccgccgcaGCAGACAGAGCTGGAAGTGGTCCCGGGAAGAGAGAGCCTGTCCGGGTATGACCACTCGCAG GTTCCTGTGCAGCCCGTGACTGCTGCCGGCGCGGAGCACAGCAAGCCGctggagaaggcagagagcCTCTTCAACCAGGAGAGGGACCCGAGGTTCGGGGAGATGTACAGCGCTATCAGTGCAG ACCAGAGCAAAGCCATTCCTGCCAGCACGGTGCCTGCCACCCCGTCCCTCTTCCCGCAGGGAAACACCTTCACGCCGTCGCGGCCCGCTGAGAACTTCAG GAGCGGCAGCAGCATGGTGCCCGCGGTGAACATCATCCAGCAGCAGCCGTCGGCGGCCGGCCGCATCTTGGCCCAGATCTCGCGCCACGCCAGCCCGGCTCAGGTCAGCgggagcagctgggctgccGGGACCCGGCCGGCCTTCACGCCCCAG GCGGTGCCGTCCCCAGCGGTGAAGAGCCGCCCGCCTTCGTTCAGCATGGGGACGTTCCAGGGCACCCCGTCCTCCTTCAGCCCCATGGCAGCTCCCGGCTCCACGGCTTCCCCCGGCAGCACCGCGTACCCGAACCTCGCCGGCCGCGGCGCGGGCTTCG CCACGGAAGCAGCGCAGACCCCGGCCCCGTTCCAGCCCCGGGCAGCAGCTGAAGGTGTGGGGATGTGGCCGCAGTGGCAGGGGCAGCACCACGGCGCAGCGCCCGCGGAGCAGCACGTGCAGCAGCCGCAGCCGAGCCAGCCCGAGCCCTTCTCG GACATGCTGACCATGCTGGGAGAGCAGGGCCCCAACTACAACAACGAGGAGTTCCCCGAGTTGAACAtgttcccttccttctcagAATAA
- the ARNT gene encoding aryl hydrocarbon receptor nuclear translocator isoform X7: MASDVSSLGAAVGSGNPGAGAQSGGAIVQRAAKRRPGLDFDDDGEGNSKFLRCDDDPMPNDKERFARENHSEIERRRRNKMTAYITELSDMVPTCSALARKPDKLTILRMAVSHMKSLRGTGNTSTDGTYKPSFLTDQELKHLILEAADGFLFIVSCETGRVVYVSDSVTPVLNQPQSEWFGSTLYDQVHPDDVGKLREQLSTSENALTGRILDLKTGTVKKEGQQSMRMCMGSRRSFICRMRCGNSSVDAVSVNRLSFMRNRCRNGLGATKDGEPHYVVVHCTGYIKAWPPAGVSLPDDDPDAGQGSKFCLVAIGRLQVTSSPNCTDMSNVCQPTEFISRHNTEGIFTFIDHRCVATVGYQPQELLGKDIVDFCHPEDQQLLRDSFQQVVKLKGQVLSVMFRFRSKNREWLWMRTSSFTFQNPYSDEIEYIICTNTNVKNSSQESRPALSNSMQRPQLGQSVSLPLEMGAAQLPSRQQQPPQQTELEVVPGRESLSGYDHSQVPVQPVTAAGAEHSKPLEKAESLFNQERDPRFGEMYSAISADQSKAIPASTVPATPSLFPQGNTFTPSRPAENFRSGSSMVPAVNIIQQQPSAAGRILAQISRHASPAQVSGSSWAAGTRPAFTPQAVPSPAVKSRPPSFSMGTFQGTPSSFSPMAAPGSTASPGSTAYPNLAGRGAGFAATEAAQTPAPFQPRAAAEGVGMWPQWQGQHHGAAPAEQHVQQPQPSQPEPFSDMLTMLGEQGPNYNNEEFPELNMFPSFSE; this comes from the exons GTGCGATGACGACCCGATGCCGAACGACAAGGAGCGATTTGCCAG GGAAAATCACAGCGAGATCGAACGCAGGCGGAGGAACAAGATGACCGCCTACATCACGGAGCTGTCCGACATGGTGCCCACCTGCAGCGCCCTGGCCCGCAAGCCGGACAAGCTCACCATCCTGCGCATGGCCGTGTCTCACATGAAGTCCCTGCGCGGCACGGGCAACACCTCCACGGACGGCACCTACAAACCCTCCTTCCTCACCGACCAG GAGCTCAAGCACCTGATCCTGGAGGCGGCCGACGGCTTTCTGTTCATCGTGTCCTGCGAGACGGGGAGGGTGGTGTACGTGTCCGACTCGGTGACTCCCGTCCTGAACCAGCCGCAGTCGGAGTGGTTCGGCAGCACGCTGTACGACCAGGTGCACCCGGACGACGTGGGCAAGCTGAGGGAGCAGCTCTCCACGTCGGAGAACGCGCTGACAG gTCGCATCCTGGATTTAAAGACGGGCACGGTCAAGAAGGAGGGGCAGCAGTCCATGAGGATGTGCATGGGCTCACGAAGATCCTTCATCTGCCGCATGAG GTGTGGCAACAGCTCAGTGGATGCGGTCTCTGTAAATCGTCTCAGCTTCATGAGGAATCGCTGCAG GAACGGCCTAGGAGCGACGAAGGACGGCGAGCCTCACTACGTGGTGGTGCACTGCACCGGGTACATTAAGGCCTGGCCCCCTGCAG GTGTTTCACTGCCTGACGATGACCCGGACGCGGGCCAGGGCAGCAAGTTTTGCCTGGTGGCCATCGGCAGACTCCAG GTCACTAGCTCGCCCAACTGTACAGACATGAGCAATGTTTGCCAGCCAACAGAGTTCATCTCCCGACACAACACGGAAGGCATTTTCACCTTCATAGACCACCGCTGCGTGGCTACTGTTGGCTACCAGCCGCAG GAACTTCTGGGGAAAGACATTGTGGATTTCTGCCACCCAGAAGACCAGCAGCTCTTGCGGGACAGCTTTCAGCAG GTGGTGAAGTTAAAAGGCCAGGTTCTGTCAGTCATGTTCCGATTCCGATCCAAAAACCGGGAATGGCTCTGGATGAGAACCAGCTCCTTTACCTTCCAGAACCCCTACTCGGATGAAATTGAGTACATCATCTGTACCAACACCAACGTCAA GAACTCAAGCCAGGAATCTCGGCCTGCCCTATCAAACTCAATGCAGAGGCCCCAGCTGGGGCAGAGTGTCAGCCTTCCCCTGGAGATGGGCGCAGCACAGCTGCCCTCAAG gcagcagcagccgccgcaGCAGACAGAGCTGGAAGTGGTCCCGGGAAGAGAGAGCCTGTCCGGGTATGACCACTCGCAG GTTCCTGTGCAGCCCGTGACTGCTGCCGGCGCGGAGCACAGCAAGCCGctggagaaggcagagagcCTCTTCAACCAGGAGAGGGACCCGAGGTTCGGGGAGATGTACAGCGCTATCAGTGCAG ACCAGAGCAAAGCCATTCCTGCCAGCACGGTGCCTGCCACCCCGTCCCTCTTCCCGCAGGGAAACACCTTCACGCCGTCGCGGCCCGCTGAGAACTTCAG GAGCGGCAGCAGCATGGTGCCCGCGGTGAACATCATCCAGCAGCAGCCGTCGGCGGCCGGCCGCATCTTGGCCCAGATCTCGCGCCACGCCAGCCCGGCTCAGGTCAGCgggagcagctgggctgccGGGACCCGGCCGGCCTTCACGCCCCAG GCGGTGCCGTCCCCAGCGGTGAAGAGCCGCCCGCCTTCGTTCAGCATGGGGACGTTCCAGGGCACCCCGTCCTCCTTCAGCCCCATGGCAGCTCCCGGCTCCACGGCTTCCCCCGGCAGCACCGCGTACCCGAACCTCGCCGGCCGCGGCGCGGGCTTCG CAGCCACGGAAGCAGCGCAGACCCCGGCCCCGTTCCAGCCCCGGGCAGCAGCTGAAGGTGTGGGGATGTGGCCGCAGTGGCAGGGGCAGCACCACGGCGCAGCGCCCGCGGAGCAGCACGTGCAGCAGCCGCAGCCGAGCCAGCCCGAGCCCTTCTCG GACATGCTGACCATGCTGGGAGAGCAGGGCCCCAACTACAACAACGAGGAGTTCCCCGAGTTGAACAtgttcccttccttctcagAATAA
- the ARNT gene encoding aryl hydrocarbon receptor nuclear translocator isoform X10: protein MASDVSSLGAAVGSGNPGAGAQSGGAIVQRAAKRRPGLDFDDDGEGNSKFLRCDDDPMPNDKERFARENHSEIERRRRNKMTAYITELSDMVPTCSALARKPDKLTILRMAVSHMKSLRGTGNTSTDGTYKPSFLTDQELKHLILEAADGFLFIVSCETGRVVYVSDSVTPVLNQPQSEWFGSTLYDQVHPDDVGKLREQLSTSENALTGRILDLKTGTVKKEGQQSMRMCMGSRRSFICRMRCGNSSVDAVSVNRLSFMRNRCRNGLGATKDGEPHYVVVHCTGYIKAWPPAGVSLPDDDPDAGQGSKFCLVAIGRLQVTSSPNCTDMSNVCQPTEFISRHNTEGIFTFIDHRCVATVGYQPQELLGKDIVDFCHPEDQQLLRDSFQQVVKLKGQVLSVMFRFRSKNREWLWMRTSSFTFQNPYSDEIEYIICTNTNVKQQQPPQQTELEVVPGRESLSGYDHSQVPVQPVTAAGAEHSKPLEKAESLFNQERDPRFGEMYSAISADQSKAIPASTVPATPSLFPQGNTFTPSRPAENFRSGSSMVPAVNIIQQQPSAAGRILAQISRHASPAQVSGSSWAAGTRPAFTPQAVPSPAVKSRPPSFSMGTFQGTPSSFSPMAAPGSTASPGSTAYPNLAGRGAGFAATEAAQTPAPFQPRAAAEGVGMWPQWQGQHHGAAPAEQHVQQPQPSQPEPFSDMLTMLGEQGPNYNNEEFPELNMFPSFSE from the exons GTGCGATGACGACCCGATGCCGAACGACAAGGAGCGATTTGCCAG GGAAAATCACAGCGAGATCGAACGCAGGCGGAGGAACAAGATGACCGCCTACATCACGGAGCTGTCCGACATGGTGCCCACCTGCAGCGCCCTGGCCCGCAAGCCGGACAAGCTCACCATCCTGCGCATGGCCGTGTCTCACATGAAGTCCCTGCGCGGCACGGGCAACACCTCCACGGACGGCACCTACAAACCCTCCTTCCTCACCGACCAG GAGCTCAAGCACCTGATCCTGGAGGCGGCCGACGGCTTTCTGTTCATCGTGTCCTGCGAGACGGGGAGGGTGGTGTACGTGTCCGACTCGGTGACTCCCGTCCTGAACCAGCCGCAGTCGGAGTGGTTCGGCAGCACGCTGTACGACCAGGTGCACCCGGACGACGTGGGCAAGCTGAGGGAGCAGCTCTCCACGTCGGAGAACGCGCTGACAG gTCGCATCCTGGATTTAAAGACGGGCACGGTCAAGAAGGAGGGGCAGCAGTCCATGAGGATGTGCATGGGCTCACGAAGATCCTTCATCTGCCGCATGAG GTGTGGCAACAGCTCAGTGGATGCGGTCTCTGTAAATCGTCTCAGCTTCATGAGGAATCGCTGCAG GAACGGCCTAGGAGCGACGAAGGACGGCGAGCCTCACTACGTGGTGGTGCACTGCACCGGGTACATTAAGGCCTGGCCCCCTGCAG GTGTTTCACTGCCTGACGATGACCCGGACGCGGGCCAGGGCAGCAAGTTTTGCCTGGTGGCCATCGGCAGACTCCAG GTCACTAGCTCGCCCAACTGTACAGACATGAGCAATGTTTGCCAGCCAACAGAGTTCATCTCCCGACACAACACGGAAGGCATTTTCACCTTCATAGACCACCGCTGCGTGGCTACTGTTGGCTACCAGCCGCAG GAACTTCTGGGGAAAGACATTGTGGATTTCTGCCACCCAGAAGACCAGCAGCTCTTGCGGGACAGCTTTCAGCAG GTGGTGAAGTTAAAAGGCCAGGTTCTGTCAGTCATGTTCCGATTCCGATCCAAAAACCGGGAATGGCTCTGGATGAGAACCAGCTCCTTTACCTTCCAGAACCCCTACTCGGATGAAATTGAGTACATCATCTGTACCAACACCAACGTCAA gcagcagcagccgccgcaGCAGACAGAGCTGGAAGTGGTCCCGGGAAGAGAGAGCCTGTCCGGGTATGACCACTCGCAG GTTCCTGTGCAGCCCGTGACTGCTGCCGGCGCGGAGCACAGCAAGCCGctggagaaggcagagagcCTCTTCAACCAGGAGAGGGACCCGAGGTTCGGGGAGATGTACAGCGCTATCAGTGCAG ACCAGAGCAAAGCCATTCCTGCCAGCACGGTGCCTGCCACCCCGTCCCTCTTCCCGCAGGGAAACACCTTCACGCCGTCGCGGCCCGCTGAGAACTTCAG GAGCGGCAGCAGCATGGTGCCCGCGGTGAACATCATCCAGCAGCAGCCGTCGGCGGCCGGCCGCATCTTGGCCCAGATCTCGCGCCACGCCAGCCCGGCTCAGGTCAGCgggagcagctgggctgccGGGACCCGGCCGGCCTTCACGCCCCAG GCGGTGCCGTCCCCAGCGGTGAAGAGCCGCCCGCCTTCGTTCAGCATGGGGACGTTCCAGGGCACCCCGTCCTCCTTCAGCCCCATGGCAGCTCCCGGCTCCACGGCTTCCCCCGGCAGCACCGCGTACCCGAACCTCGCCGGCCGCGGCGCGGGCTTCG CAGCCACGGAAGCAGCGCAGACCCCGGCCCCGTTCCAGCCCCGGGCAGCAGCTGAAGGTGTGGGGATGTGGCCGCAGTGGCAGGGGCAGCACCACGGCGCAGCGCCCGCGGAGCAGCACGTGCAGCAGCCGCAGCCGAGCCAGCCCGAGCCCTTCTCG GACATGCTGACCATGCTGGGAGAGCAGGGCCCCAACTACAACAACGAGGAGTTCCCCGAGTTGAACAtgttcccttccttctcagAATAA